Proteins found in one Desulfosporosinus sp. Sb-LF genomic segment:
- a CDS encoding L-lactate permease: protein MKVGTLQNNPKQQKGKIALAGFALFFIITAFLPGGFFGQSIQWTQQYTPVANSLTGSALVAVLPLVIMFLSLAVFKRTSPFSCGLGLIVALILSIFVWDMPIGIASNATLYGFMLALMPILWTLTCAVWVYNMLVDSGQFEVIKKSLGYVTNDRRIQVILLIFGFGTLLEGISAFGAPIAITSAMMVGVGFPPMTAAVLCLLADTTPCAYGTQGTPLVVLQSVTGLDLNSLSSMIGRQTPITTALFACVLVCFFAGWKGFIKIWWVPLIAGLSYGVTAFIVSNTVGPFVVDIAGALSAIGITMIICRFWRPEKLWLLPNDDPDTPARFEGQKMPLSKTLRAWSPYILMIAFISIVNTSSTIKAFGVKVSTVKILWPNLHQMVSKVPPATINIEKYNAIWGPWPLLTVGGTLVFFVGLITILVTGIGFRRAAKSFKTTVVQLASAYATIMFILGISQVMNYSAMTYTMGMAFATTGFWLPMSTAILGLLGVFLTGTDAASNALFGQMVVVSADHSGHSSLLAASTLSSGGVMGKSCAPQDLAIVTASVNIPGAEGDIIRRVVWVSVVFTIIIGAIAMIQAHVFTWMIPGYTAIATVVHKTSPLVLWGFPIIVGSILVLSLYMMIRQWQDKNTFCPGGEGKVRREPLQQGNIRQD, encoded by the coding sequence ATGAAAGTTGGAACGCTACAAAATAATCCAAAACAACAGAAAGGAAAGATTGCATTAGCTGGATTTGCTTTATTTTTTATAATTACTGCTTTTTTACCTGGAGGATTTTTCGGGCAATCTATACAATGGACTCAGCAATATACCCCTGTAGCTAATAGTCTTACTGGTTCCGCACTTGTTGCAGTGCTTCCTCTCGTTATAATGTTTCTTAGTCTGGCCGTTTTCAAAAGAACGTCTCCCTTTTCGTGTGGTTTGGGTCTGATCGTTGCGTTGATTTTATCAATTTTTGTCTGGGATATGCCAATAGGTATAGCATCAAATGCAACATTATATGGATTTATGCTAGCGCTAATGCCAATCTTATGGACGTTAACCTGCGCAGTCTGGGTTTACAATATGCTTGTAGACAGCGGACAATTCGAGGTAATTAAAAAGTCATTGGGTTATGTTACTAATGACCGTCGAATTCAAGTTATTCTTCTCATTTTTGGCTTTGGTACGTTACTTGAAGGTATATCGGCTTTCGGTGCTCCTATTGCAATTACTTCAGCTATGATGGTTGGTGTCGGCTTTCCTCCGATGACAGCGGCGGTTCTTTGTTTATTAGCTGACACAACTCCCTGTGCATATGGCACTCAGGGTACCCCGCTAGTAGTGCTTCAATCTGTAACAGGTCTTGATCTAAATTCGCTGTCGAGTATGATTGGAAGGCAAACCCCAATAACGACTGCCCTTTTTGCCTGTGTTCTGGTGTGTTTCTTTGCCGGTTGGAAAGGGTTTATAAAAATTTGGTGGGTTCCGCTAATTGCTGGACTTTCTTACGGAGTAACAGCTTTTATAGTGTCAAACACCGTTGGTCCATTTGTCGTTGATATTGCTGGAGCACTTTCAGCAATAGGTATTACCATGATCATCTGCCGTTTCTGGAGACCGGAAAAATTATGGTTGTTACCAAATGATGACCCGGATACACCGGCCAGATTCGAAGGCCAAAAAATGCCTTTGTCGAAAACCTTGCGAGCATGGTCTCCATATATTTTAATGATTGCTTTTATTAGCATTGTGAACACCTCATCCACGATAAAGGCATTTGGTGTAAAAGTCAGTACTGTTAAGATACTGTGGCCAAATCTGCACCAAATGGTTTCAAAGGTACCTCCCGCAACTATAAACATCGAAAAATATAACGCAATCTGGGGTCCTTGGCCCTTGCTGACAGTTGGTGGTACACTGGTCTTTTTTGTAGGGCTTATTACCATTCTGGTTACCGGGATAGGTTTCCGTCGTGCAGCAAAGTCCTTTAAAACAACTGTCGTGCAGTTAGCTTCGGCATATGCAACAATCATGTTCATTCTTGGTATTTCACAAGTAATGAACTACTCAGCTATGACCTATACCATGGGCATGGCCTTCGCTACAACCGGTTTTTGGCTCCCGATGAGTACCGCAATACTTGGTCTGCTAGGGGTCTTTCTTACCGGTACGGATGCTGCATCAAATGCCTTATTTGGTCAAATGGTTGTTGTTTCCGCTGATCATTCCGGGCACAGCTCTTTACTGGCCGCCAGCACTCTGAGCTCCGGCGGTGTAATGGGCAAATCTTGTGCGCCTCAGGACCTCGCGATAGTAACGGCATCGGTAAATATTCCAGGAGCTGAAGGTGATATTATTCGCCGTGTTGTGTGGGTATCGGTTGTCTTTACGATTATCATCGGTGCAATTGCAATGATACAGGCCCATGTTTTCACTTGGATGATACCTGGTTACACGGCTATTGCTACAGTGGTTCATAAGACCTCGCCTTTGGTTCTATGGGGCTTTCCTATAATAGTAGGATCTATATTGGTACTAAGCTTGTACATGATGATCCGTCAATGGCAGGATAAAAATACCTTTTGCCCTGGTGGTGAAGGGAAGGTACGTAGAGAACCCCTACAACAGGGAAACATCCGTCAAGACTGA
- the gyrB gene encoding DNA topoisomerase (ATP-hydrolyzing) subunit B: protein MLENADIPYQDPGDSYNAGQIEVLEGLDPVRKRPGMYIGNTSTRGLHQLVYEIVDNSIDEALAGICDLIDVFIHTDSSITVIDNGRGIPVDIHSKTGKPAVEVALTVLHAGGKFGGSESAYKVSGGLHGVGLSVVNALAKWLIVEVSKGGHVYHQEYSQGKPTTELANIGITDKNGTRISYAPDPEIFEDTVYDFDILAHRLRELSFLNKSVKINLTDERTNVKETFLHTGGIQDFVIYLNKSKDCLHQPIFIETTKGQVQVEVCIQYNDSYAENLFSYANNINTQEGGTHEAGFKAALTRVVNDYARKSNMLKATDSNLSGDDIREGLTAVISVKVPDPQFEGQTKTKLGNSEVRGIVDSATGEGLSTFLEENPTIAREFINKSVQAARARDAARKARELTRRKSALEGTSLPGKLADCSWKEPDLCEMYLVEGDSAGGSAKQGRDRRFQAILPLRGKILNVEKARLDKILGNAEIRAMITAMGTGISDEFDIGKARYHKLIIMTDADVDGAHIRTLLLTFFYRYMRPLIENHFIYIAQPPLFKVKKGRDIQYAYTDKELAKILEKIGREKVEIQRYKGLGEMNPEQLWETTMDPTKRTVLQVTMEDAMRTEEMFTVLMGDKVEPRRDFINRYAKDVRNLDA, encoded by the coding sequence TTGCTGGAAAATGCAGATATACCTTATCAAGACCCTGGTGACAGTTATAATGCAGGGCAAATTGAAGTGCTCGAAGGATTGGACCCTGTTCGTAAACGTCCTGGAATGTATATTGGTAATACGAGCACCCGAGGCCTCCATCAGCTTGTTTATGAGATCGTTGATAACAGCATTGACGAAGCGTTAGCCGGTATTTGCGATTTAATTGATGTATTTATTCATACAGACAGTAGCATTACTGTAATAGATAATGGGCGGGGAATTCCAGTAGATATACATTCTAAAACTGGGAAACCCGCTGTCGAGGTGGCTCTGACGGTATTACACGCTGGTGGGAAATTTGGCGGGAGCGAGAGCGCTTATAAAGTGTCAGGTGGACTTCACGGAGTAGGTTTAAGTGTCGTGAATGCTTTGGCAAAATGGTTAATTGTGGAGGTCTCAAAAGGGGGCCATGTATATCATCAGGAATATTCACAAGGAAAACCTACTACAGAACTGGCGAATATAGGGATAACTGATAAAAATGGAACAAGAATATCCTATGCCCCGGATCCGGAAATTTTCGAAGATACCGTTTATGACTTTGATATTCTGGCACATCGTCTTAGAGAGCTGTCTTTTTTAAATAAAAGCGTGAAGATCAACCTAACGGATGAGCGAACAAATGTCAAAGAAACGTTTTTACATACGGGTGGTATTCAGGATTTTGTGATTTATCTCAACAAAAGCAAAGACTGTTTGCACCAACCAATATTTATTGAAACAACCAAAGGTCAGGTACAAGTTGAAGTCTGTATTCAGTACAATGACAGTTACGCCGAAAATTTGTTTTCCTATGCTAATAATATTAATACCCAAGAAGGGGGAACTCATGAGGCAGGTTTTAAGGCTGCTTTAACACGGGTGGTAAATGATTATGCCCGTAAAAGTAATATGCTAAAAGCCACTGATTCCAATCTATCTGGAGATGACATCCGCGAAGGATTGACCGCCGTAATTTCAGTTAAAGTGCCCGACCCACAGTTTGAAGGGCAAACGAAAACAAAACTTGGAAACAGTGAAGTCAGGGGTATCGTGGACTCCGCAACAGGGGAAGGATTAAGTACTTTCCTTGAAGAAAATCCAACAATTGCCAGGGAATTTATTAATAAATCTGTCCAAGCCGCACGAGCGCGCGATGCTGCTCGTAAAGCAAGGGAGTTGACCCGTCGTAAAAGCGCGCTAGAGGGAACCTCTCTGCCGGGCAAACTAGCGGATTGCTCTTGGAAAGAACCGGATTTGTGCGAAATGTATCTGGTTGAGGGAGATAGTGCAGGTGGTTCGGCAAAACAGGGTAGGGATCGACGGTTCCAAGCAATTTTGCCTTTACGTGGTAAAATTTTAAATGTTGAAAAGGCGAGACTCGATAAAATTTTGGGAAATGCTGAAATTCGGGCCATGATTACTGCAATGGGAACCGGTATTTCCGATGAATTTGATATAGGAAAAGCGCGTTATCATAAGCTGATTATTATGACAGACGCTGACGTAGATGGTGCTCATATTCGGACACTCTTATTAACCTTCTTCTATCGCTATATGCGGCCATTAATTGAAAATCATTTTATTTATATCGCTCAGCCCCCTCTTTTTAAGGTGAAAAAAGGAAGAGATATTCAATATGCCTATACAGATAAGGAACTTGCTAAGATTCTGGAGAAGATAGGAAGAGAAAAAGTTGAAATTCAACGCTACAAAGGTTTAGGAGAAATGAATCCAGAGCAGTTGTGGGAAACCACGATGGATCCAACAAAGCGAACGGTCTTACAAGTGACTATGGAAGATGCCATGAGAACTGAAGAAATGTTTACGGTTTTGATGGGAGACAAAGTCGAACCACGCCGAGACTTTATTAATCGTTATGCTAAAGATGTACGTAATCTAGATGCTTAA
- the hypE gene encoding hydrogenase expression/formation protein HypE → MNRVMEKYDAQGKRILLSHGDGGALTKELINEIFFRNLKNDILEKEGDAACLPVLDGAPAMTTDSFVVNPVFFPGGDIGKLAVCGTVNDLAVSGAVPKYLTTGFMLEEGFPIDQLEQIVHSMSVAAKEAGVMVVAGDTKVVERGHLDGIFINTTGLGVLPPWANLGYHRISPGDKILINGGIGEHGVAVMAKREGFDFSVKSDCAALGNIIGLLLKKFKGVKFMRDPTRGGVATALKEIALSCGHDFYLNENSLPIDNEVRSICDLLGLDPLYLANEGKFLIVVDSEECEQIMNELCEHPLGRQSCCIGEVRAGKGNLLLKTAIGGTRRLELFAGAVLPRIC, encoded by the coding sequence ATGAACAGGGTGATGGAAAAATATGATGCCCAGGGGAAAAGGATTTTATTATCCCATGGTGACGGGGGAGCTTTAACCAAAGAATTAATTAATGAAATATTTTTTAGAAACCTTAAAAACGATATCCTGGAAAAGGAAGGAGATGCAGCCTGCCTGCCGGTTTTGGATGGTGCCCCAGCCATGACTACCGATTCTTTTGTGGTCAACCCAGTCTTTTTTCCCGGCGGAGATATCGGCAAATTGGCGGTGTGTGGCACGGTAAACGATCTAGCCGTAAGTGGAGCCGTACCCAAGTACCTGACGACAGGGTTTATGCTCGAGGAAGGTTTCCCAATAGACCAGTTAGAGCAAATAGTCCACTCTATGTCGGTGGCAGCAAAGGAAGCCGGAGTAATGGTGGTAGCCGGCGATACCAAAGTTGTTGAAAGGGGCCACCTGGACGGTATCTTTATTAATACAACGGGGTTAGGCGTCTTGCCGCCCTGGGCTAACCTTGGTTATCATAGAATCTCGCCTGGTGACAAGATTCTGATCAATGGGGGCATCGGGGAGCACGGTGTGGCCGTGATGGCAAAGAGAGAGGGCTTTGATTTTAGTGTTAAGAGTGATTGTGCCGCGCTTGGTAACATAATCGGATTATTGTTAAAGAAATTTAAGGGAGTTAAGTTTATGCGCGACCCTACTAGAGGAGGGGTTGCAACTGCCCTTAAAGAAATAGCACTGTCTTGTGGTCATGACTTTTACCTTAATGAAAATTCCCTACCGATAGACAACGAAGTCAGGTCAATATGTGACCTTTTGGGGCTTGATCCGCTTTATCTTGCAAATGAGGGTAAGTTTTTGATAGTTGTAGACTCCGAGGAGTGTGAACAGATAATGAACGAGCTCTGTGAACACCCCCTAGGTAGGCAGTCCTGCTGTATTGGAGAAGTGCGGGCGGGAAAGGGAAACTTGTTACTGAAAACCGCCATTGGGGGGACAAGGCGCTTGGAGTTATTCGCGGGTGCAGTTTTGCCAAGGATATGTTAG
- the hypD gene encoding hydrogenase formation protein HypD: MSVLMSLKDTGLVEAAVEKVLELAFKVTSRLGKRPVFMEVCGTHTVSISRSGLRGLLKEVLELKSGPGCPVCVTCQEDIDKAIEIARLNGVTIATFGDMLRVPGSVSSLEIERATGADIRIMYSPLEAVTLAQKHPDRQVVLLGVGFETTTPLVALSIKEAMAHGVKNFSVLSLHKTVPQVLKVLLEDRECTFDGLLLPGHVCAITGRRPFDFIAQDYGVPAAVTGFEPFDILAGLEILLGQVFLGQPLVANAYKRLVTEDGNELALTAVKECFEPVDAVWRGLGKIPSSGLGLTTPYELFDAALRYPVEPPPSRNVLECRCGDLLKGRISPPQCPLFKNTCTPCHPVGPCMVSSEGACAAYYQYDDN; encoded by the coding sequence ATGTCAGTACTTATGAGTCTTAAGGATACGGGTTTGGTCGAAGCGGCTGTTGAAAAGGTTCTTGAGCTGGCGTTTAAGGTCACTAGCCGGTTGGGGAAACGCCCTGTTTTTATGGAGGTCTGCGGTACCCATACTGTTTCCATTTCTAGAAGCGGTTTGCGCGGGTTGCTCAAAGAAGTGCTTGAGTTGAAGAGCGGCCCCGGCTGCCCAGTTTGCGTTACCTGCCAGGAAGATATCGACAAAGCCATCGAAATAGCTCGCTTAAATGGAGTAACCATTGCTACTTTTGGTGATATGTTGAGGGTTCCTGGCAGCGTCTCGTCATTGGAGATTGAAAGGGCAACCGGAGCAGACATACGGATCATGTACTCTCCTTTGGAGGCTGTAACTCTGGCCCAAAAGCACCCGGACAGACAGGTTGTCTTGCTGGGTGTTGGTTTTGAAACTACTACACCCCTCGTGGCTTTAAGTATAAAAGAAGCTATGGCCCACGGTGTAAAAAATTTTTCGGTGCTTAGTTTGCATAAAACAGTGCCGCAGGTTTTGAAAGTATTGCTGGAAGACCGGGAATGCACCTTTGACGGGTTGCTTTTGCCAGGCCACGTTTGCGCTATAACTGGCCGTCGCCCTTTTGATTTTATCGCCCAGGATTACGGCGTTCCTGCTGCTGTTACAGGGTTTGAACCTTTTGATATTCTGGCGGGTCTAGAAATATTGTTGGGGCAGGTATTTTTAGGGCAGCCCTTAGTGGCTAACGCTTACAAACGTCTCGTTACCGAAGACGGTAACGAATTGGCACTAACTGCAGTTAAAGAATGCTTCGAACCTGTTGATGCAGTATGGCGGGGCTTAGGCAAAATACCTTCAAGCGGCCTAGGGTTAACCACCCCGTATGAGCTTTTTGATGCAGCTCTCCGTTATCCAGTGGAGCCCCCGCCCTCACGGAATGTACTCGAATGCCGTTGTGGAGACTTACTGAAAGGTAGGATCTCGCCCCCTCAGTGTCCTTTATTTAAAAATACATGTACCCCTTGCCACCCGGTAGGCCCTTGTATGGTTTCTTCCGAGGGGGCCTGTGCAGCCTATTACCAGTACGACGATAATTAG
- a CDS encoding HypC/HybG/HupF family hydrogenase formation chaperone: MCLGVPVKVLLVDRNDNVAIVDNSGVELRVNISLLSEVSVGEYVMIHAGFAIGKVDLAEARESLKVWKEFIEYVSTYES; the protein is encoded by the coding sequence ATGTGTCTGGGTGTACCAGTGAAGGTATTATTGGTAGATAGGAATGACAACGTGGCGATAGTAGATAACTCTGGGGTTGAACTTCGTGTAAACATTTCTCTACTTTCCGAAGTGAGTGTGGGTGAATACGTAATGATCCATGCCGGTTTTGCAATTGGAAAGGTTGATCTCGCCGAAGCCCGCGAAAGCCTCAAAGTATGGAAGGAGTTTATAGAGTATGTCAGTACTTATGAGTCTTAA
- the hypF gene encoding carbamoyltransferase HypF, with translation MANSVGRTVFRIEGIVQGVGFRPFVYRLAKSHRLSGRVWNAGEGVVVEVEGLKEEMRQFAIEVVEEVPTLALITKIQKNELNPKGYSNFEIIQSMGLSKGKVMVPPDITICNECKENINDSASRHYRYPFTNCTNCGPRFTIVRQLPYDREKTSMKIFKMCTDCAVEYIDPLDRRFHAQPVACPACGPQVELVDRHGQKVSGNWLEACQGLLKEGSIIALKSLGGFHLACDAQNEQAVRRLRHLKKRPHKPLAVMCRNLETTAEYCRLSAAEVSLLSSPASPIVILKKNNGYSLPRELSPGHDTLGVMLPYTPLHILLLDQGPPVLVMTSGNYSDMPLCVENREALENLGFIADYFLWHNRSIVNRCDDSVASVVAGKTQYYRRSRGYVPMPLNVPVDDTKSLAILGMGSDKKNTFCLLKGKQAFVSQHIGDLGTLEGEQNYTDSLQNFKALINAEPQLVVFDLHPEYRSSGLARKAEGVAHIAVQHHHAHLASCMADNYLNEQVIGVILDGTGYGTDGYSWGFEILRGDYINFEREFHLDYIQLPGGDNAVQNPWKTAVSYLLKYGGEKGHLLAKDIFKEKVKEIEVIRKAVKTGLNSPQAGSCGRLFDAISALLGICHTISYEGQAAVELSNLVSWPDSDKEAEFLAKSHSPYPFEIREGIIDPGLMVIKVIEDIKKGVPVNTVARHFHDTVIAMVVESVKLVGNRGGPNKVVFSGGSWQNHYLQIMTQYLLVKQGYEVFSHRNVPTNDGGLSLGQAMIGYWRCRENVSGCTSEGIIGR, from the coding sequence GTGGCAAACTCCGTGGGTCGCACAGTTTTCAGAATCGAAGGGATTGTTCAGGGGGTGGGATTTCGGCCGTTCGTTTATCGACTGGCGAAGTCACATCGTTTGAGTGGGAGAGTATGGAACGCAGGAGAAGGTGTGGTTGTTGAGGTGGAAGGCCTGAAGGAGGAAATGCGGCAGTTTGCCATCGAGGTTGTTGAGGAAGTTCCGACACTGGCTCTGATAACTAAGATTCAAAAAAATGAGCTTAACCCAAAAGGTTATTCAAATTTCGAAATTATTCAGAGTATGGGTCTGTCGAAAGGTAAAGTCATGGTTCCGCCGGATATCACAATCTGTAACGAATGCAAAGAAAACATAAATGACTCAGCTAGTCGCCATTATCGTTATCCTTTTACAAATTGTACCAACTGCGGCCCGCGATTTACCATTGTCAGGCAGTTGCCTTATGACAGGGAAAAAACATCGATGAAAATCTTTAAAATGTGTACGGATTGTGCGGTTGAGTACATTGATCCTCTTGACCGTCGGTTTCACGCCCAACCGGTAGCGTGTCCCGCCTGTGGCCCGCAGGTTGAGTTGGTTGATCGGCATGGTCAAAAGGTTTCAGGGAATTGGTTGGAAGCTTGCCAGGGGTTATTGAAGGAGGGATCTATAATCGCTCTGAAAAGCCTCGGCGGGTTTCATCTTGCCTGTGATGCACAGAATGAACAGGCCGTGAGGAGATTAAGGCACCTAAAGAAAAGGCCGCATAAGCCCCTGGCCGTTATGTGCCGTAATTTGGAAACAACTGCTGAGTATTGCAGGTTAAGTGCTGCGGAGGTCTCCTTGCTTTCCTCGCCTGCATCGCCAATAGTTATTTTAAAGAAAAATAATGGATATTCCCTTCCACGGGAGCTTTCGCCGGGGCATGACACCCTGGGGGTAATGCTGCCGTATACCCCCTTGCATATCTTGCTATTGGACCAGGGACCGCCGGTGTTGGTAATGACCAGTGGCAATTACAGCGATATGCCACTATGTGTTGAGAACCGGGAGGCTTTAGAAAATTTGGGTTTTATTGCTGACTATTTTTTGTGGCACAACCGATCGATTGTCAACCGGTGTGACGACTCTGTAGCAAGTGTAGTGGCCGGTAAAACTCAGTATTACCGACGTTCCAGAGGGTATGTTCCGATGCCCCTCAATGTTCCAGTTGACGATACAAAATCGTTGGCAATTTTGGGCATGGGTAGTGATAAGAAGAACACCTTTTGTCTTTTAAAGGGCAAGCAAGCTTTCGTGAGCCAGCATATCGGTGACCTTGGTACTCTTGAAGGAGAACAAAATTACACAGACAGTTTGCAAAATTTTAAAGCCCTAATAAATGCTGAACCACAGTTAGTGGTCTTTGATCTTCACCCTGAATACCGATCTTCTGGGTTAGCCCGAAAGGCTGAGGGAGTTGCTCACATAGCCGTCCAACATCATCACGCCCACCTAGCTTCGTGTATGGCCGATAATTATCTAAATGAGCAGGTAATCGGAGTAATCCTGGACGGTACGGGCTACGGTACGGATGGTTACTCCTGGGGCTTTGAAATTTTGAGGGGCGATTATATTAATTTTGAGCGTGAATTTCATTTAGATTATATTCAGCTTCCAGGGGGAGACAACGCCGTGCAAAATCCTTGGAAGACTGCAGTGTCTTACCTTTTAAAGTATGGCGGCGAAAAGGGACATTTATTAGCAAAAGATATTTTCAAGGAAAAGGTAAAGGAAATTGAGGTTATCAGGAAGGCTGTTAAAACTGGTTTGAACTCCCCCCAGGCAGGTAGTTGCGGGAGGCTTTTTGACGCGATTTCAGCTTTACTGGGCATCTGCCATACGATCAGTTATGAAGGTCAGGCAGCTGTAGAACTGAGTAATCTTGTATCGTGGCCAGACAGTGATAAAGAAGCCGAATTTTTGGCAAAATCACACTCTCCCTACCCGTTTGAGATTAGAGAAGGAATAATTGATCCAGGTCTAATGGTTATAAAAGTGATCGAGGATATCAAAAAAGGTGTTCCCGTGAACACAGTTGCTAGGCATTTTCACGACACTGTAATCGCAATGGTAGTAGAATCGGTAAAGCTGGTTGGAAATCGGGGAGGTCCTAACAAGGTGGTTTTCAGTGGCGGTAGTTGGCAAAACCATTATCTCCAAATCATGACCCAATATCTTTTAGTTAAACAAGGTTACGAGGTGTTTAGTCATCGTAATGTCCCGACAAATGATGGTGGACTGTCCTTAGGGCAGGCAATGATCGGTTATTGGAGGTGTAGGGAAAATGTGTCTGGGTGTACCAGTGAAGGTATTATTGGTAGATAG
- the hypB gene encoding hydrogenase nickel incorporation protein HypB produces MVKVIIAEKLLKANEEIAAVNRRLLEGKGVVMVNLIGGPGAGKTTLLEKTLPLLTDKFCVAVIEGDIYTTYDAERIAKTGVEVVQINTHGACHLDAKMIGDALNQLPLDELDLIIIENVGNLVCPAEFDLGDDYKITISSVTEGMDKPAKYPLAFREAYGVVITKTDLLPYTVFNLGSYVEELFKINGNLKIFPVSALKDEGIEDWSQLIGRMIWRKRRNLTVI; encoded by the coding sequence ATGGTTAAGGTCATAATAGCCGAAAAATTATTAAAGGCAAACGAAGAAATAGCTGCGGTTAATAGGCGTCTTCTTGAGGGAAAGGGAGTTGTTATGGTTAATTTGATAGGTGGACCAGGCGCTGGTAAAACAACTCTTTTAGAAAAGACCCTCCCTCTTCTGACGGATAAATTTTGTGTTGCAGTTATAGAAGGAGATATTTACACTACCTATGACGCTGAAAGAATAGCTAAGACAGGCGTGGAGGTGGTACAAATTAATACTCATGGAGCATGCCACCTTGATGCGAAAATGATTGGGGATGCATTAAATCAACTGCCGCTTGACGAGTTAGATCTTATAATTATAGAAAATGTGGGGAATCTCGTTTGCCCAGCCGAGTTTGATTTGGGGGATGATTATAAGATTACTATATCGAGCGTTACTGAGGGCATGGACAAGCCGGCCAAGTATCCCCTGGCATTCCGTGAGGCTTATGGAGTTGTTATCACTAAAACCGATCTGCTTCCTTATACTGTTTTTAATCTCGGGTCATATGTTGAAGAACTATTTAAAATAAATGGCAATTTAAAAATATTTCCAGTATCTGCTCTAAAGGATGAGGGTATAGAAGATTGGAGCCAATTAATAGGTAGGATGATTTGGAGAAAAAGGAGAAATTTAACTGTAATATAA
- the hypA gene encoding hydrogenase maturation nickel metallochaperone HypA: MHELALIQDLLDNVRAHAKRNGVSKVTKINLIVGKLSGALPHALEFGFNVIKKGTELEGAILVIAETDPIMQCHSCEHKYTSTELVFACEQCGGNDIEIIEGKDIILEKFEGMEGENANG, translated from the coding sequence TTGCATGAATTAGCGCTAATCCAGGATCTGCTTGATAATGTTCGTGCACATGCTAAACGAAATGGTGTAAGCAAGGTTACCAAAATAAATCTTATAGTAGGAAAATTGTCAGGGGCACTGCCCCATGCTTTGGAATTCGGTTTCAATGTTATAAAGAAGGGGACTGAATTAGAAGGGGCTATATTAGTCATAGCTGAAACAGATCCGATTATGCAATGTCATTCTTGCGAACATAAATATACTTCCACTGAATTAGTATTTGCATGCGAGCAATGTGGCGGTAATGATATCGAAATTATTGAGGGAAAGGATATCATATTAGAAAAATTTGAAGGCATGGAAGGGGAAAATGCAAATGGTTAA
- a CDS encoding sulfite exporter TauE/SafE family protein, whose product MTENWIIISFIGVFLASTFQAITGFGIAVMLVPLFLHFHPVQISAVYGLVMTAVSCFLMTAATKQYVRLDLIKNMFVASIPGIFLGLLIIQVGNEVFLKKSIGVITLISAVALLFDLKKPLKEEKWAALVIGLISGALSSSFGMPGPPVTLFGVNQGYEKNVFRASLSTYFFLVSLASLALIQIRFHYHASLYLGSFRYIVPLLAGFLIGNNLFKFIPTVLIYKAALILTAAIGCSILI is encoded by the coding sequence TTGACAGAAAATTGGATTATTATTTCCTTCATTGGGGTTTTTCTAGCATCGACTTTTCAGGCAATAACAGGCTTTGGTATCGCAGTGATGCTTGTACCTCTATTTTTACACTTTCATCCAGTTCAGATCAGTGCGGTATATGGGCTGGTCATGACGGCGGTTTCATGTTTTTTAATGACTGCCGCCACAAAGCAGTATGTCCGTCTTGATTTGATAAAAAATATGTTTGTCGCAAGTATCCCCGGGATTTTCTTGGGCCTGTTAATCATCCAAGTTGGCAATGAAGTATTCCTGAAGAAATCAATCGGAGTGATAACACTTATCTCAGCAGTAGCATTGCTGTTTGATCTAAAGAAGCCATTAAAAGAAGAAAAATGGGCAGCCCTAGTTATAGGTCTAATAAGCGGTGCTTTGAGTAGCAGCTTTGGGATGCCTGGTCCCCCCGTGACTCTTTTTGGTGTAAACCAGGGTTATGAAAAAAATGTATTCAGGGCAAGTCTAAGTACATATTTTTTTCTTGTTAGCCTAGCTAGCCTTGCTCTGATTCAGATCAGATTTCATTACCATGCATCACTCTATCTTGGCTCCTTTAGATATATAGTACCACTCCTTGCAGGTTTTTTAATTGGCAACAATTTGTTTAAATTTATTCCAACTGTCCTGATATATAAGGCTGCGCTAATACTAACTGCTGCTATTGGTTGTTCTATATTGATATAA